A stretch of the Rosa rugosa chromosome 5, drRosRugo1.1, whole genome shotgun sequence genome encodes the following:
- the LOC133709632 gene encoding F-box protein At3g07870-like isoform X1, with protein sequence MPREKIGNPMNPRKRGNWKPKGAFNIQELPQALVMDILSRLSIKALYNCRGVCKDWLHIICDPQFANVHCLRSPIGILIRTNPRAKGQRRLGLIQIEKCAGSRLRVERMRFAPQNILPVSDASEVRLINSCNGLVCLAKGLDDGLYVCNPILGEYISIPSPDKSMTCLFIFVGLGFNARTNEYKVLQTYSNGQSEIYTIGTGVWRSIGKAPSGSFSMVPFNSFLHGALHWVPFSFDGSQFIQSFNFEAEQFRPLAPPFKGHLKLSQHYNNLKLGVLKGCLLLCVLGAHNSEFDMWVMKDYGVQESWTKILVIENLYPWVGHVLQNAYEPIVFFNDGEILMTYKDRVVVRYNQETKTVSRTGIIQTQSRFRAIAYCPCFVSLHDVSNGEEVIRVRDNNKFEEMFAKGSYNCAGSSKSADHKSKKLKSGSGQLASGDGSK encoded by the exons ATGCCTAGAGAAAAGATTGGAAATCCTATGAATCCCAGGAAAAGAGGAAACTGGAAACCCAAAGGTGCTTTCAATATACAGGAACTTCCACAAGCTTTAGTAATGGACATTCTATCTAGGCTTTCCATCAAGGCCCTTTACAATTGTAGGGGCGTCTGCAAAGACTGGCTTCACATAATTTGTGACCCTCAATTTGCTAATGTACACTGTCTAAGATCACCCATCGGCATTTTGATCAGGACCAATCCCCGTGCAAAAGGACAAAGGAGACTTGGATTAATCCAGATAGAAAAATGTGCTGGCTCTCGTTTGCGAGTTGAAAGAATGAGGTTTGCTCCCCAAAATATCCTGCCAGTTTCCGATGCTTCTGAAGTTAGGTTGATAAATTCATGCAATGGATTAGTTTGTTTGGCTAAGGGGCTTGATGATGGCTTGTATGTATGCAATCCAATTTTGGGTGAGTATATTAGCATTCCTTCTCCTGATAAGAGTATGACCTGCTTGTTCATATTTGTTGGACTTGGTTTTAATGCCAGGACCAATGAGTACAAGGTCTTGCAAACATACTCCAATGGCCAGTCTGAGATATACACCATTGGTACAGGAGTTTGGAGAAGCATTGGAAAGGCTCCTAGTGGCAGTTTTTCCATGGTACCGTTCAATTCTTTTCTGCATGGAGCTCTTCATTGGGTTCCCTTCTCTTTTGATGGTTCTCAGTTTATACAGTCTTTCAACTTTGAGGCAGAACAATTTCGACCACTTGCCCCACCATTCAAAGGTCATTTGAAGTTATCCCAACATTATAATAATCTGAAGTTGGGAGTATTAAAAGGTTGTCTCTTGTTATGTGTGCTTGGTGCTCATAATAGTGAATTTGACATGTGGGTTATGAAGGATTATGGTGTCCAAGAGTCTTGGACAAAAATTCTTGTCATTGAAAACTTGTATCCATGGGTTGGCCATGTCCTGCAGAATGCATATGAACCCATTGTGTTCTTCAATGATGGGGAAATCCTAATGACATACAAGGACCGGGTGGTGGTTCGTTATAATCAAGAAACAAAGACTGTCTCACGAACTGGGATAATTCAAACTCAGTCTCGATTTCGTGCAATTGCATACTGCCCTTGCTTTGTTTCACTCCATGATGTTTCAAATGGAGAGGAGGTAATAAG GGTGAGAGACAATAACAAATTTGAAGAGATGTTTGCTAAAGGGAGCTATAATTGTGCTGGTTCCAGCAAGTCAGCTGATCATAAGTCGAAAAAACTGAAGTCAGGCTCTGGCCAACTTGCTTCGGGTGATGGTTCCAAATAA
- the LOC133710268 gene encoding probable galacturonosyltransferase-like 4 translates to MALWGALSPHLLLLGLMCILLYPNVGIRLGSVRRPSPDVPVFREAPAFRNGDQCSSGNNTDDIHVAMTLDANYIRGTMAAVFSLLQHSTCPENLKFHFLSALVEPELFSRINSTFPYLDFKTYPFDSNRVRGKISRSIRRALDQPINYARIYLADLLPSDIRRVIYLDSDLVVVDDIAKLWGVDMEDKVVAAPEYCQANFTQYFTDALWSDPDLSKTFRGRNPCYFNTGVMVVDVDKWRKGGYTQKVEEWMALQKRKRLYHLGSLPPFLLVLAGNIKAVDHRWNQHGLGGDNFEGKCRRLHPGPNSLLHWSGKGKPWLRLDSRRTCTVDHLWAPYDLYQSSRSFLEE, encoded by the coding sequence ATGGCCTTGTGGGGAGCTTTATCTCCTCACCTTCTACTCCTCGGCCTCATGTGCATCCTCCTCTACCCCAACGTTGGCATTCGCCTCGGCTCTGTCCGTCGTCCCTCCCCGGACGTCCCCGTCTTTCGGGAAGCCCCGGCCTTTCGGAACGGTGACCAATGCAGCTCGGGAAATAACACTGACGATATCCATGTGGCCATGACCCTCGACGCCAATTACATCCGGGGCACGATGGCTGCTGTCTTCTCTTTGTTGCAACATTCTACCTGCCCTGAAAACCTCAAGTTCCACTTTCTATCTGCCCTTGTTGAGCCGGAGCTATTTTCGAGAATCAACTCCACGTTTCCTTACTTGGACTTCAAGACTTACCCCTTTGATTCAAACAGAGTTCGTGGGAAGATATCAAGGTCCATAAGACGAGCATTGGATCAACCTATAAATTATGCGAGAATTTACCTCGCTGATCTTCTTCCAAGTGATATTAGACGTGTTATTTACTTGGATTCAGACCTCGTTGTGGTCGACGACATTGCGAAGCTGTGGGGGGTGGACATGGAAGACAAGGTGGTGGCTGCCCCAGAATATTGTCAAGCAAATTTCACACAATACTTCACAGATGCATTATGGTCCGACCCGGATTTGTCAAAGACGTTCCGAGGAAGAAACCCATGTTATTTCAACACAGGAGTGATGGTGGTGGATGTGGATAAATGGAGAAAAGGAGGGTATACACAGAAAGTAGAGGAGTGGATGGCCCTGCAAAAGAGAAAGAGGCTATACCATTTGGGGTCTTTGCCGCCATTTTTGCTGGTTTTGGCTGGGAACATCAAGGCTGTGGATCACAGGTGGAACCAACATGGGCTTGGTGGTGACAACTTTGAAGGAAAGTGTAGGCGCCTCCACCCAGGTCCCAATAGTCTTCTTCATTGGAGCGGAAAGGGTAAGCCATGGTTGCGGTTGGATTCTAGGAGAACATGTACTGTCGATCATCTTTGGGCGCCATACGATCTCTACCAGTCTTCGAGAAGCTTTCTGGAAGAATAG
- the LOC133709632 gene encoding F-box protein At3g07870-like isoform X2, translating to MRFAPQNILPVSDASEVRLINSCNGLVCLAKGLDDGLYVCNPILGEYISIPSPDKSMTCLFIFVGLGFNARTNEYKVLQTYSNGQSEIYTIGTGVWRSIGKAPSGSFSMVPFNSFLHGALHWVPFSFDGSQFIQSFNFEAEQFRPLAPPFKGHLKLSQHYNNLKLGVLKGCLLLCVLGAHNSEFDMWVMKDYGVQESWTKILVIENLYPWVGHVLQNAYEPIVFFNDGEILMTYKDRVVVRYNQETKTVSRTGIIQTQSRFRAIAYCPCFVSLHDVSNGEEVIRVRDNNKFEEMFAKGSYNCAGSSKSADHKSKKLKSGSGQLASGDGSK from the exons ATGAGGTTTGCTCCCCAAAATATCCTGCCAGTTTCCGATGCTTCTGAAGTTAGGTTGATAAATTCATGCAATGGATTAGTTTGTTTGGCTAAGGGGCTTGATGATGGCTTGTATGTATGCAATCCAATTTTGGGTGAGTATATTAGCATTCCTTCTCCTGATAAGAGTATGACCTGCTTGTTCATATTTGTTGGACTTGGTTTTAATGCCAGGACCAATGAGTACAAGGTCTTGCAAACATACTCCAATGGCCAGTCTGAGATATACACCATTGGTACAGGAGTTTGGAGAAGCATTGGAAAGGCTCCTAGTGGCAGTTTTTCCATGGTACCGTTCAATTCTTTTCTGCATGGAGCTCTTCATTGGGTTCCCTTCTCTTTTGATGGTTCTCAGTTTATACAGTCTTTCAACTTTGAGGCAGAACAATTTCGACCACTTGCCCCACCATTCAAAGGTCATTTGAAGTTATCCCAACATTATAATAATCTGAAGTTGGGAGTATTAAAAGGTTGTCTCTTGTTATGTGTGCTTGGTGCTCATAATAGTGAATTTGACATGTGGGTTATGAAGGATTATGGTGTCCAAGAGTCTTGGACAAAAATTCTTGTCATTGAAAACTTGTATCCATGGGTTGGCCATGTCCTGCAGAATGCATATGAACCCATTGTGTTCTTCAATGATGGGGAAATCCTAATGACATACAAGGACCGGGTGGTGGTTCGTTATAATCAAGAAACAAAGACTGTCTCACGAACTGGGATAATTCAAACTCAGTCTCGATTTCGTGCAATTGCATACTGCCCTTGCTTTGTTTCACTCCATGATGTTTCAAATGGAGAGGAGGTAATAAG GGTGAGAGACAATAACAAATTTGAAGAGATGTTTGCTAAAGGGAGCTATAATTGTGCTGGTTCCAGCAAGTCAGCTGATCATAAGTCGAAAAAACTGAAGTCAGGCTCTGGCCAACTTGCTTCGGGTGATGGTTCCAAATAA
- the LOC133710073 gene encoding AP-5 complex subunit mu produces the protein MPQGSSIRAIWILNSLDAVVFSRRFPVVEKRWRGACKESSTDGGLNDTVFPLLPSDSELAAAFVDRKRREGSIRGCGIRVSQSAKGSDSWVDDPITRHIIGIYISKEKEGDGNNDKNNLLWPLVLHTKGHFCILILPLVEPRHLKAYARLCNRSDCGNAVGVEDSISSILLDLPSITGAFMAAHAIGDIITGDVVEPEVVVNASPSVGGLLDSLTGSIGISSISSRAKPIAAPVASSGPTSSAVTGTVTSDANRTGSRPLDKDALRTFISSSMPFGTLLDLSFPNIISIKANGFSSSDLPPSDLKQPAWKPYLYKGRQRILFSIHETVHAAMYDRDEIPDSISISGQINCRAELEGLPDVSFPLIGLNSDKIEVLSFHPCAQVPQQGVDKQAVMFSPPLGNFALMRYQAVCGIGPPIKGFYQLSMVSEDKGDFLFKLRLMDGYKSPLTMEFCTVTMPFPRRRVVSFDGTPSVGIVSTTEHSVEWKIIMGGRGLSGKSIEATFPGKVQFAPWKPQILTPSSLAFGSITDEDSDIETDGNNNSMVNVEEFLMEKMSKDLHPADLEEPFCWHGYNYAKVSFKIVGASLSGMSIDPKSVSIYPAVKAPVESSTQVTSGDYILWNTLGRCPSAVAATKV, from the exons ATGCCCCAAGGTAGTAGCATCAGAGCCATCTGGATCCTCAACAGCCTCGACGCCGTCGTCTTCTCCAG GAGGTTTCCGGTGGTGGAGAAGCGGTGGCGGGGAGCTTGCAAGGAGAGCTCTACTGATGGCGGTCTCAATGACACTGTGTTTCCTTTACTTCCTAGTGATTCCGAGTTAGCTGCTGCATTTGTGGACAGAAAGAGAAG AGAGGGCTCTATTCGTGGGTGTGGAATACGTGTAAGTCAGTCAGCTAAAGGTTCAGATTCTTGGGTTGATGATCCAATTACCCGTCATATAATTGGAATTTACATAAGCAAAGAAAAGGAAGGGGATGGCAATAATGATAAGAATAATTTGCTGTGGCCTTTAGTCTTGCACACAAAGGGCCATTTTTGCATCCTGATATTGCCTTTAGTAGAGCCGAGGCATTTGAAGGCATATGCAAGATTATGTAATAGATCTGATTGTGGCAATGCTGTTGGTGTGGAGGACAGTATATCTTCCATTCTGCTCGATCTTCCATCCATCACAGG GGCATTTATGGCGGCACATGCAATTGGTGACATAATAACTGGCGACGTGGTGGAACCTGAGGTAGTTGTCAATGCATCTCCATCTGTTGGAGGTTTATTGGATTCGCTAACTGGCAGCATAGGAATATCGAGCATTTCCTCAAGGGCAAAACCTATTGCTGCACCAGTTGCATCCTCAGGCCCTACTAGCAGTGCTGTGACTGGAACTGTGACATCAGATGCTAACAGGACTGGTTCTAGGCCTTTAGATAAAGATGCACTTCGAACTTTCATAAGCAGTTCAATGCCCTTTG GAACGCTGTTGGATTTGAGCTTCCCCAATATCATTTCTATTAAGGCTAATGGTTTTTCGTCATCAGATCTTCCTCCTTCAGACCTGAAGCAACCGGCATGGAAGCCTTACCTATACAAAGGAAGGCAGAGAATTCTATTTTCTATTCATGAGACTGTCCATGCTGCTATGTACGACCGAGATGAGATTCCAGATAGTATATCAATTTCTGGACAAATAAATTGCCGAGCAGAGTTAGAAGGATTGCCTGATGTGTCCTTCCCCTTGATAGGACTGAACTCAGATAAGATTGAAGTTTTATCATTTCATCCTTGTGCTCAAGTTCCACAACAAGGTGTTGATAAGCAGGCTGTGATGTTTTCACCACCATTAGGTAATTTTGCTTTAATGCGTTACCAAGCAGTCTGTGGTATTGGACCACCCATAAAGGGATTTTACCAATTGTCTATGGTATCTGAGGATAAAGGTGATTTTTTATTCAAATTACGGTTAATGGATGGTTACAAGTCTCCTCTCACAATGGAGTTTTGTACTGTGACTATGCCTTTTCCAAGGAGACGGGTTGTATCTTTTGATGGGACTCCCTCGGTCGGAATAGTTTCAACTACAGAGCATTCTGTTGAATGGAAGATTATAATGGGTGGGCGGGGTCTTAGTGGGAAAAGTATCGAGGCAACTTTTCCTGGTAAAGTCCAGTTTGCACCATGGAAACCCCAAATATTAACTCCGTCTAGTTTGGCCTTTGGAAGCATAACTGATGAAGATAGTGATATTGAGACGGATGGTAATAATAATAGTATGGTCAATGTAGAGGAGTTCTTAATGGAGAAAATGAGCAAGGATCTTCATCCTGCCGATCTGGAGGAGCCATTTTGCTGGCATGGATACAACTATGCCAag GTGTCCTTCAAAATTGTTGGAGCTTCATTGTCTGGAATGTCAATTGATCCGAAATCT GTAAGCATTTATCCAGCTGTGAAAGCACCAGTGGAGTCCTCTACTCAG GTTACATCTGGGGATTACATCTTGTGGAATACATTGGGTAGATGCCCATCTGCTGTAGCAGCTACAAAAGTATAG